The Rattus rattus isolate New Zealand chromosome X, Rrattus_CSIRO_v1, whole genome shotgun sequence genome has a window encoding:
- the Pbdc1 gene encoding protein PBDC1 isoform X1, with the protein MDAASESEEPVSGEALSIAHALSYPPESYGNDPDIEMAWAIQTMQHAEVYYKLISSVDPQFLKLTKVDDQIYSEFRENFETLRVDVLDPEELKSESAKEKWRPFCLKFEGIVEDYNYGTLLRLDCSQGYTEENTIFAPRIQFFAIEIARNREGYNKAVSVSVQDKEGKEGADNKEEEAEKGADSGGEKEEGVNREGEK; encoded by the exons ATGGATGCTGCCAGCGAAAGCGAAGAGCCG gttTCTGGGGAAGCGTTGTCCATCGCCCATGCTCTTTCTTACCCTCCCGAGTCATATGGCAACGAC CCTGATATTGAAATGGCTTGGGCCATTCAAACAATGCAGCATGCTGAAGTCTATTATAAA CTGATTTCATCAGTTGACCCACAGTTTCTGAAACTCACCAAGGTGGATGACCAAATCTACTCTGAGTTCCGGGAAAATTTTGAGACACTCAGGGTAGATGTATTGGACCCAGAAGAACTCAAATCAGAATCAGCTAAAGAG AAGTGGAGGCCATTCTGTTTAAAATTCGAAGGGATCGTAGAAGATTACAACTATGGTACTTTGCTGCGACTGGATTGTTCTCAGGGCTACACTGAAGAGAACACTATCTTTG CACCCAGGATTCAATTTTTTGCCATTGAAATTGCTCGGAACCGGGAAGGCTATAACAAAGCAGTTTCCGTCAGTGTTCaggacaaagaaggaaaggaaggagctgacaataaagaagaggaagctgagaaaggagctgatagtggaggagaaaaagaggaaggagtcaacagagaaggagaaaagtaa